DNA from Solanum stenotomum isolate F172 chromosome 3, ASM1918654v1, whole genome shotgun sequence:
tattattttcttttcttttcttttttcttcatcatcGTCTTCTTTTTCTCATCTTTTTTCTAATAAAGTTTAGGCTTATCATAACCTCATGTATGTATGTCTGTTTTTTTACGTGGATGCAAAGATGCCTAGAATTGGAAGACTTTCATTTCAGCCCTTTCATTCAATTATATGTAGGtgtcataaaatatattaatgtatGATTCACATTTTTTCTTGATCAAAACAAGTAATTTACATATCTCAATTGTTACACTTTTTATATGTACAATATACATAATAATAGCCTGATACATTTATACAAATATGTGATACACACGCTCGATAGTCAAAACTTATCTGATCCATCTCAATTGTTAATTCATTTATAACATGTAtcatatacaatatattatgatgaaacatttttatacaaatcacatccatatataaaataatgacCACATCATAATCCATAGATGCAAAATTACAATACACGAGCGTTGTTTACCACTAATATATCATGACTTATATATTCACCTCAACGATGTATTTGATCTCCAATCTTTTCCTCAACTCATCGATCTCTAATTCAGTTGCAATGGCTGATTTGAGATTCACGAACCAATATTTTGACCAACAACAATCCCATAACTTTTGTCGACAAgtttaattcaaaaattgagaatttgtttggaagaatgaaaaaaaagaattttgggaTCTAAAAACACATTACATATACATCAAACTAGTAATGTATTACGACttatatatcaatacaaatttaaaaattaaaaacagaGGGTATACATAGCAAATCCAAACaacttgaatcaaaattgaaaggattttcgatgaacttgaagattcaaaaggaaatcgtttgtccaacaacaattccatcacttttgtatccttcataactcacctTGCTAACCCAAAATTCCGATTAAAGTTTTCTAATCAAATCTGAAAGGTTTCTTACTGAACAGGGAgaacaatttgaaattttgaatttgagagTAAGAAAAAACATTAGAGTAATTTATGGgatttaattagattttcagattttatttcctttttagcGCAACAGAAAGATTCTTCTTGTATTAGAATAAATGTATCCGGATGGtgaattaatgtatccgaattgtgacttatgtatccggaaggtacaaattttaaggaattattgtaattagaaaaagagtagggatcatgtaagttatacttttttttatgcCTTAAATTTTGCTTCTTCGTATTTGTGGGCTTTGGCCTTTACTCACTttattctcttatatatattatggtCTGTTTGGCCATCTttgctaaaaaaaaagagaagaagttgtttatgcatcatatttttttgaaaaattgtatataatagcaaactattaattcaaattaaatgctataaacatagtttgatttaattgtaccccataacaaactgttgttatttctcctctctcctggtgaatctcgctcgccactctcgttctcgcTGGCAGTCTCCCTTgtctctctcgcttttatacaaacacaaatgtataaaatgtgtttgtgtttgtataaagcgagagaaaattgtatatatacatatattttcgttccctctctcccctctcccagatcttgctcgccactctcccagatgtCGCTCGCTACTCTCACTCTCCtcctcactttatacaaacataaatgtatacattgcgtttctgtttgtataaagcgagagaaaattgtatatacaaatacaaatacatatatttttgttctatacacttatgattatacaaatacggtctttccctgcccagttttcctttgtctttttctctttctcgttttatacaaacacatattatacaattgatcttttgtatatgtataccgaaacaaaaacaaaaacagattatacaacttctttcttttgtatatgtatagcgaaatatacatattaatgtttgttatggagcgcaattatgcaaactatagctcaGGGGCGGCTGGTAAGCTTTGAAAAAAAGACtttggccttaggcccccaaatttAGGGGGCCCCATTTTTTGGTTTCTTAAGTAGGattaaactaaagaaaaaaaatagaactaaGACTTTAAATTCAAACGAAattaatgagatgatttgaTATGACTATTACTTTTTACCTTTTCAATGTGTACTTTTTTAATTGTAcaagttatcttttttttttttaacctaatttatttttatatattctatccttctctcttcctctcttctatttcttctctctttttcttttctaatcttaCATCTCTCTTAATCAAAACTTAAGAATTTACTTGTTCTAttgataatttcaattttcaaaaaatatagtttatgttttagaTTTGAACAATTTGAAGTATATGAAAATATCTTTGGTTTTCTATTTAGTGGGGAAAAATTGAGATCATTAGATGATgagaattcaaaaaaatattgtcttaattTTGAATGTTCCTTAAAACATAATACTTACTGGGATATTGATGGTTTAGACTTATTTtctgaattaaaagtgttaaggaAAATCATACAAGTAGAAGGCAATACTCTAATTGAGATacttaatcaaataaaaatacttgattcttttccaaatacttacattgcttatagaataatgttaacaattccTGCAACAGTCGCTTTAGCAGAAataagtttttcaaaattaaaaataataaaatataatttaagatcaacaatgtctcaaaaaatattaagtgGTTTGGCTATATTATtgattgaaaaagaattattagaagagattgactacacaaaaattataaataactttgcatctcaaaaagttagaaaaatagatttgaaataaaacatatataatttttaaattttttttaatgcctCTAGTTTGATTTTGGCCTTAGGCCACCAACGGGTTTGAGCCGCCCCtgctatagctataacatacaaatatgatttttatgtttgctatatgtgaaagttgcttctttttttttactccctttatttcaatttatttgttctatttttctctttagtcccttttttttaaaaaaaaattatttctttagacaattttttttaagttgaagACCAAAGAATGAAAGAACATTTTTCGTCAAACGTAATTTTTACTGTCTTAAACTTTAtacaaaatcaaaatgaaaaagtacTAATGTTTCATGAATTTCTTCACCAATTGTCCCTCTCAAGTTTGATAACGACTTATATAATGAAGGGTCATTACGtttgaagaaattagttattctgatattattttttagtgaatatttggtttattgaaaaaatcgtatcataaagatatttttatcatttaaaatattttatttcaaaataagttatattatgattattattttacccAAATAAGAATAACTTATCCTAATAGTATAACCGACAAATATTTCCAATAATAGAAGTAGTGAAGAGGCAAAAAAGAGCATATCTTACCGGTTCCATAAAATCTTGAATAAAGTTTAGTTTGTTCTCTCATATCCTATAAATTCTCATTATCCACCCATTAATTACAAGTAATTAATAAAAACCACAAAACTAAAACGCACTAATCCCATTATCCCACGATCAATCATCAgcacaaacaaaaataacaactcCCCTGTTTCTCTCTCTACACACATTCCCACGTTCCTTCCCCCCCATTAAACCCCCTCTTATTACTTGAACATAAGTCTCTaattttgagttgaaatttgaagaaacaaaaaaaagaaacagagTTGTTATTGTTACAGAAGAGAGATATGAGAGGAGGAGATATAGAAAGCAGAGGAGAAAAAAACAGGGGAAGCAATCATGCTTCTTCGCATGCTGTGGAAGACACAGATACGCCGTGGCTTTCTTGGTTGATTCCTTTGTTTGTGGTGGCTAATGTtgttatgtttgttattgtcatGTATTTCAACAATTGTTCCAAACATGATCAGGGTTGTGTAGCTAGGTTTCTTGGAAGGTTTTCTTTTCAGCCGTTGAGGGAAAATCCTCTGTTTGGACCTTCTTCTTCAACgtaagtttgaattttttagaTACCCCATGTTGTAATTTTGGATATTTATGTGTTCTTGAGTCGTTTATTGGGTTAAAGGTTGAGTCTTTATGGTTGATGCTTGTTTGTGTTAAAGAAATTTTAAGTATAGGAGATACAATTTGTTATGTAATTAGTAGCTGTATTTGGTTTGCTTATAGGATTTCCTTTTCAGTTACTGTTTCTTGTTTAATTGTCAAAAAGTGTCGGTTGAGAGCGCGGTAAAAGaaatatagtataatttttaatttggatTACTTCTTAGACCTTTGTGTTCTTGTTCAAGCTTTCCAGTAGCTGCTGTgagatttgtattttttttttcgtttgcTGTTTGAGGTGACTAGTAAGCAGATTTCTACTGTTTTACGCTAGTTTCCTCTACATCCTTTTCAACTTTTGTTTGTCTGTTTGATTGCTACGATTAGTTATATAGAAGTCAGTTATACATTTATCCCAAACTAGTCAGCAATAAGCATATGGGATTCTATATTCATTATCATCGTTTAACTGTTTTGGTGACTGTGCCAACCTATCCCTATGGTTTGCACATAAAAGATTTAGAGATTTTACTGACATATTGTAAACTGCAGTTCTGTTTATCTTCACCGGAGAAAGCTATAAGTGGCACTGAGGATAGAAACTTGTAGTCTTGTACAGTTCTTGAATAGATTTATTGTGGGGACCTTGCTCCAATTTGTGTGTCTCTTGGTGGGAGTTACTACTTGAAAGTGTCTTATCTGAATGCCTGTCCTACTCTTGTATATGGACCTGTTATTTGTATGCCTCAAGTTGGTGCATGCAAAGACTTCTTCCCAACTAAATACGGCAAACTTTTACTAGGCATCAATGTTGTCTATCTATTTAAGGTTTAATAACTGTCCACACATATGGTAGTTTTGGTTTGGAAgtgattgttttttctttttttggcttatgaaatatcaaatatacaaaGTTTATAAGTACTCTACCCTCAATATAATGGCCTATATTAGGATGGTTAAATGTCTTTGGTAAATTATGCATTTTGTTATTGCTGAAGGTTGGAGAGGCTGGGGGGACTTGAATGGAAGAAAGTGGTCCATCAACATCAAGGATGGAGGCTTATCACGTGTATCTGGTTACACGCTGGTGTTATACATCTGATTGCGAATATGTTGAGTCTTATAATTATTGGCATACGTCTTGAACAGCAATGTGGCTTTGGTATGTTATGTGTAATGGTCTTTCTAGTTTTGGTCTTGAAATGCAATTATGTACTCAGTTAAAAGTCATCTTTTGTTTTGCAGTGCGCATTGGAATTATATACTTATTGTCTGGCATTGGTGGGAGCATACTATCTTCCTTGTTTATCCAGAGGAACATCTCTGTTGGTGCTTCAGGGGCACTCTTTGGCCTACTTGGAGCTATGCTTTCAGAGCTTATTACGAATTGGTCAATTTACACTAACAAGGTGATAATGCCACTCAATGGATTCCAAAACAATTGTTACAGTGTCCAATTTTCCATTCTCAATTGAAAGAAAGGTTCAGATAGTGTTACCGTTAGAAACTATAGGACAGGGTCAGAACAATGCACTATATATGTATACTTATCATCATTTTGATATTTGCCATAGGTTTGTGCACTCTTGACACTTTTGGTGATAGTTGCCATCAATCTAGCAGTTGGAATCTTGCCTCATGTGGATAATTTTGCTCACATTGGTGGATTCTTGACTGGATTTCTCCTTGGCTTTGTTCTGCTTCCACGACCTCAACTAGGGTGGATGCAACGTCGGAATCTTCCAGCTGGTGTTCGTGTGAACTCTAAATACAAGGCTTACCAATACGGGCTGGGGCTTGTTTCTCTTGTTCTGCTTGTAGCAGGGTTAGTATAAGACACAACTTTGGCTCTAAAAGTAATAGTATGAGTTCATACATAACTAAGTATATATacgtatttttcatttttattttttcatctgaAAGAAAATCGCTATGCACCCTGACCAGATTATCCATTTGTGCTTAAAATTGCAGGTTTACCATCGGACTGGTGTTGCTGTTCCGAGGGGTTAATGGATATGATCATTGCCATTGGTGTCACTACCTCAGCTGTGTTCCAACCTCTAAATGGAAGTGTGGTGGAAATTAACTAGAGATGCTTGCACAATTTGGCCTGTAAAGCAGTAGTTAAATCATTTGTttcttttagcatgttttcttCTTTGTAGGTTTTACCACTAGATATCTAGATTTAGATCGCGTTTATTCATTTACTGTTTTCCCCTTACGAAACAAATGATTCTTAGTAGATAATTCCTGTTGGTGATTTTGCCTTGGCTTTTCAACATATTTGCCTTGTTTGTTGCTGAGATGAAAAAAGGGGAATGAGCAGAACAAAGACAAAAGAAATACTAATTAAGGCACAGAACTTAAAATCAACTTTACATAAGAGTCCAGTGTTGGATGCATGATGGACCTGACAACTGTGTCATGCAACCTGCATGAATTGGACcctaatatttatttgaacACCAGTAGAAGAGATGAAAGTACAACTCTGCTGAGATGAAATCTGTATTTTGGATGGTGGTGGTTGCCCTAATAATTCACGAAGCTGGAGCTGATGATGAATGCAGCACAGTGACAGCACTGGTATCAGCATGTGCCAGCTTCGTGAACTATGGCACACCAGATCCGATTCCAGGTGCACCATGTTGCGTTGCTATGACAACCCTAAGCACTGTAGCTAGCTCCACTGGCGTTCAGACTCGCCAGTCTGTCTGTAGATGCATGATGGAGCTTATTACTACTTACAACCCAAATGCTACTGCCATTGCCACTCTGCCTGGTTTCTGTGGTGTTTCTCTTGGTTTCACCATTGACCCTAACACTGATTGTGAATAGTAAGACTACAATGAGTTTCTTATCACCAAATACTTCGCagttccttttttctctttttaggACCAATAAAGGGGTTTAAAGTGTATTCTACAAAGAACTTTTTACACGAGACATCTGGTTAAGGGTCGTAAGAATCCTACCATTCACCACAACCTTTGCCTTTGGTGGTATATAGTTTCAGTACAACGTCTGatcaatctttttcttttctatttgcAGTGTCTCGTGACAAATTGGTGTCGGGAAAGTGAATGCTGAAGAAGAAACACTTATCGTCACTCTAATCAAGAAGAGCAACCTTACAAGAACAGTTTGTATTTTGCTATTTACATATGGGTTGTCCAAAGGGAAACTAAACAAAGACTTGGTCTTTACTTCCTTTGATGACTATAGTATGACGTGAATAATACTTAACGATTGCTCCACGTTGACTCACAACAGAATTTGCATTGCATGATAGTAAAAGTTTCCGCAGAAACTAAAAGGAGAAAATCTTACTTGAAACTAAAAAACAAAGGAAGGAAAAATGACTAAACTAATACTAGTTGAGAATAAAAATGTCTTAACTAAGAGAGAAAGTAAAAAGGCACCAACAACTAGTTCAACCTTTTGCCTACTTCTTGCTTTCTATTTTCTTAGTCAGCATATCACCAACTTGGGTAAATCCACAAGTAACATTAGAGAAAAGTAAAAAGCTTCATGTTGTGGGGCCGTTTGGTTAGAAAGGAGGTGCCATCCAAAGCATGGAACGAATATTATTTTGAGCATTTTCTTCATCCATGGGGCCCAAATTAAAGTATGTGGGATGAGAACTTTCCGGAAATATATGATTGctacattttatcaaacattgCCACAGGCAAAATTTAACAACTTAAACGACCATCAAACAAGATAATTGCAACCTGTTATTTTCACTTTACAAACACAAGTCTTGATCAACTTGGCAAGTACTTACCTTAGGTCACATTGAGACCAAGGTTGATTTTTACTACTAGAATTTGTACAGCAAGCCTAAAGGAAGCATTTCTCTATTGTCTCTGGCCAAAGGGAGAGCTGGAATGGACAGTACTGCGATGATCAGGTCTCCCTACTCGGTCTGATTGACCTGATCCTGGTTTTGCTTTGTTCCTGAAGTTACCAAGCGATCTCCAACTATTCTCTGAATTTGTGTCTGCATCCACAAGTCCATCAACATACTTTGTCGAACCAATTTTCTCAAACTGCACTCTTTGCCTGGGTGCGCTATGTGACCTAAAAAAGGGCATCCCGGTGCACTAAGCTCTTGCTATGTGCAGGGTCCAGAGAAGGGTCAGACCACAAGGGCCTATTGTACATACCACAAGGGCCAGACCCTGCATTTCTGCAAGATGTTGTTTCCACAGCTAGTTCAAACAATATCCATTTAAAAATCCAGTAAAAGAAGAAAGTTACCAAGATGTGCTTGACAATGTTATTGTCCTTCCACAATCTTCTTTTCTTGGCTCTCTGAAACTGGTTTTCTACCAGCAAATCTGGCCTTCATACTGTTGCACAGGTGAAATATTTATATGAATGTTAAAATCACCCACTTCGGAACCATCAGAAAACTCCAGATGAAAAAATCTTCAGAGTAATTTAATGGTTACATAACTTTTAATCAAATGCACTACCCAAATCTATTCTCAAATCTTGATATTAAAAAATTCCATATGTAATCGATTCAAACTCCCATCCAGAAATGTTGTGGGATATCGTACTCAGCTCGGCATATCTTGCTAAACATGGATAAGTATTGGTGAACCAAATTTTGATTCATTGGAACAGTTTCTTCTCTTTCGTGACTTCAATCTCCTGGTTAATGCTGACAGTAATTTTCCCCTCCGGATAATCCACATATAAGAACCATTCTTGGTTTGTTGAATCGTTGGTAACATGTCACTTGTCattcatctttaatttttaaagactacaagagaaaagaaatgaagcaatgttaaagaataaataatatGGAAACAATAAGATTCTTATAATTATTATGATCTCGTTCCAGGAACATTGCAACTAAAATATACAAAGTTATCATTTTTCAAGTCAAATGCCCCAAAGGAGGTAGTATGAGGTGATTCATCCATTTCACAGATTTAGTGAGTGCATCACAATACTACCAAATCCTTCTTCTGAAGATGGAAAAGCTAAAAACAAATAAcagaatgaagaaaaagaagttggAAGATACCAACAAGTAATACATTTCATAATCATGACTCCATTTTTCCTTCGCTATTCTCCATGTAAATATTCACATCTACCTTCAGCAGTTCTTCAAATATAAATTCCCAAGGTAAAATATGAATTGTATTTGTAATATGATAACCACATAAATATGAATTACTATTtgttactccctttgtcccaagTTATGTGAAGGGGTTCGGAGTACGAGGATCAAACAGTTGATTTTGATTATGAATTCATGTATGGaatcttcaaaataaaattttacatattttaaaaaaagcttgAGAAAATTGTAGTCAAAGAACCTTTTTTTTATCACAAGGGAACAGATCATTGCACCGACACAGTAGCACCCTTACTTGCATATACATAAGAAGGGAGACCGAGTGTACATGTCATGGATAATTATGCACATTAACATTTATCTGACTTAGTTAAAGTGTCATAAGACCTAACCTCCCCAAAAAGCTGATTAGTGTTTGTTTCAACCacttccagaagtctttccatcTACAACTTTATTCCTGAACACCTCCTCAGGCAGCACGACCCTGAAAACAGCATAATGGTGATTTAAGCTCCGCTCCCCTTGCAATCTGTGAACACTTCCTAGTGCACCAACACTGGAATTtggggaagaaaaaaatatccgTCTAACTCTTTGATGTACAAGCGCCATTGCGCACATTGCACATGGCTCCCAGGCCAGATAAATGTCATATCCAGTACATAGATAAGGTCTGAGCGATTGATAACTATGGCCATTGCTTTGGAAGCCAGACTCCTCGATCTTCTGTCTTTTCAAAGGAGATAGAGCTTTGTGATCAGGAAAAAGTTGTAGATCCCTGGCAGCAGAATTTTCAATGGCTACAATAGCCGCATGCCGCAAAGGATGCCAGCAACTAGAGTTTTGCAGTGCCCATTGCCAAGGATGTACACAAGCAACATTGTCAGTTATAGGTTTAAATTCACTAATTGAACCATCCAAAAGTGACATTTGCTGGTTTTCCAAATTAGAGGCTTTGAGGTTTTCTAGATAGTTCGAGCAGCTACCTTCCTTGCTGACCCCA
Protein-coding regions in this window:
- the LOC125858361 gene encoding putative non-specific lipid-transfer protein 14 isoform X2, with amino-acid sequence MKSVFWMVVVALIIHEAGADDECSTVTALVSACASFVNYGTPDPIPGAPCCVAMTTLSTVASSTGVQTRQSVCRCMMELITTYNPNATAIATLPGFCGVSLGFTIDPNTDCEYVS
- the LOC125858359 gene encoding RHOMBOID-like protein 2, which translates into the protein MRGGDIESRGEKNRGSNHASSHAVEDTDTPWLSWLIPLFVVANVVMFVIVMYFNNCSKHDQGCVARFLGRFSFQPLRENPLFGPSSSTLERLGGLEWKKVVHQHQGWRLITCIWLHAGVIHLIANMLSLIIIGIRLEQQCGFVRIGIIYLLSGIGGSILSSLFIQRNISVGASGALFGLLGAMLSELITNWSIYTNKVCALLTLLVIVAINLAVGILPHVDNFAHIGGFLTGFLLGFVLLPRPQLGWMQRRNLPAGVRVNSKYKAYQYGLGLVSLVLLVAGFTIGLVLLFRGVNGYDHCHWCHYLSCVPTSKWKCGGN
- the LOC125858361 gene encoding putative non-specific lipid-transfer protein 14 isoform X4 is translated as MKSVFWMVVVALIIHEAGADDECSTVTALVSACASFVNYGTPDPIPGAPCCVAMTTLSTVASSTGVQTRQSVCRCMMELITTYNPNATAIATLPGFCGVSLGFTIDPNTDCE
- the LOC125858361 gene encoding putative non-specific lipid-transfer protein 14 isoform X1 — translated: MKSVFWMVVVALIIHEAGADDECSTVTALVSACASFVNYGTPDPIPGAPCCVAMTTLSTVASSTGVQTRQSVCRCMMELITTYNPNATAIATLPGFCGVSLGFTIDPNTDCEYVS